A genomic stretch from Alloyangia pacifica includes:
- a CDS encoding AzlC family ABC transporter permease, protein MPLPSRNSDYWQGVRAASPFLLVIAPFGTLFGVLANEAGLNIFETLTFSVVVIAGAAQFVSLQLLQEHVPALIVLASALAVNLRMAMYSAAITLHLGGLPLWKRALSAYFLIDQTYAASALNFERHPEKTLAQKFAFFMGTMTPTCPPWYGFTLLGAWLGEAVPGDIGLDFALPIAFLAMIAPALRSGAHVVAALVATVGALLLAWMPYNLGVLCAAALGMIAGAETERRMAQ, encoded by the coding sequence ATGCCCCTGCCATCCCGAAATTCTGATTACTGGCAAGGTGTTCGCGCCGCGTCGCCGTTCCTGCTGGTGATCGCACCCTTCGGCACGCTGTTCGGCGTGCTCGCCAACGAGGCGGGGCTGAACATTTTCGAGACACTCACCTTCTCGGTCGTGGTGATCGCCGGCGCGGCACAGTTCGTGTCGCTTCAGCTCTTGCAGGAGCATGTGCCCGCGCTGATCGTGCTGGCCTCGGCCCTCGCCGTGAACCTGCGCATGGCGATGTACTCGGCCGCCATCACCCTGCATCTCGGAGGCTTGCCGCTCTGGAAGCGCGCGCTGAGCGCCTATTTCCTGATCGACCAGACCTATGCCGCCTCGGCGCTGAATTTCGAGCGGCACCCCGAGAAGACACTGGCGCAGAAATTTGCCTTCTTCATGGGGACGATGACCCCGACCTGCCCGCCTTGGTACGGCTTCACGCTGCTCGGTGCCTGGCTCGGCGAGGCGGTGCCTGGCGATATCGGTCTCGATTTTGCCCTGCCGATCGCCTTCCTGGCGATGATCGCCCCGGCGCTGCGCTCGGGTGCGCATGTCGTGGCGGCGCTGGTCGCGACGGTTGGTGCGCTGCTGCTGGCCTGGATGCCCTACAACCTCGGCGTGCTGTGCGCCGCCGCGCTCGGGATGATCGCCGGGGCCGAGACCGAACGGAGGATGGCACAATGA
- a CDS encoding AzlD domain-containing protein — translation MIDRGDLWLVIIGLGLGSFCLRFLFLGLVGDRPLPDWLTRHLRYTAVAMMPALVAPLVAWPAATDGQTDPARLLAAAATLGIGMLTKNVILAILSGAAALLAGGYLIG, via the coding sequence ATGATCGACCGTGGCGATCTCTGGCTGGTGATCATCGGCCTTGGGCTCGGCAGCTTCTGCCTGCGCTTTCTCTTCCTCGGGCTCGTCGGCGACCGCCCCCTGCCCGATTGGCTGACGCGGCACCTGCGCTACACGGCCGTGGCGATGATGCCCGCGCTGGTCGCACCGCTGGTGGCCTGGCCCGCGGCAACCGACGGTCAGACGGATCCGGCGCGGCTGCTCGCGGCTGCGGCGACGCTGGGCATCGGCATGCTGACCAAGAACGTGATCCTGGCGATTCTCAGCGGCGCGGCGGCGCTGCTGGCGGGCGGCTACCTGATCGGCTGA